The Gossypium arboreum isolate Shixiya-1 chromosome 4, ASM2569848v2, whole genome shotgun sequence DNA segment TTATAATATTTGTAATTAATATAGAGTAGTAAACTATTCTTAGTCATGAATTAATTTCTTCCACCTATACTTGGCTGCAAAACCAAAGACAATgagataaacaaaaaaaaaaaaaagagtcaagAATGAAGAAATCCTAGCCGTGATTTATGGTTTCATTAATTCCACTTTTGGCCAAGAAAATGAGAATAAAGACAAAAAGTTGTTCAATTCTTGATTGAGTCTTAGTTTAGTTGTTATTGACATTGTTGTTGGTGTAAGAGGACGTGAGTTCGAGTGCGCTGAAgcgtattatcctcttatttaaggttggggagagaaaaaaaaagttatttatAATAGGAATCAGATTTGTGAAAATACTATTTTGAGTGGTTTAGGTCCTTGTGCTcttcaaaaatttgaaatttagttcttatatttttatttcaaggAATTTAGTTATCTTATTTTTCAGATTTCAAAAATCAAGTCTAATTTTTAactctattatttttaatttgttcaaTTAATTTGTTTGTGTAacatattgaaataaaaaagATACCCACTTGGTAGCAATATAACTGAAAATTTGTCATTTCAATGAagttgaatttaacaaaatatttttaaggacgttaacaattggacttgaatttTGAGATCTCAAAATTAGAGGGactaaatttctaaaaaaaaGTACAAggaataaattctaaatttataaagAGTGTAGGGACTTAtgtcatattttaacctttaaaaatttgtAGGTTGAGATCACATCCCTTTCAAAATTTGctgaattttcaaaaaaatatattaaatgtttgatgtgaattttcaaaaaatttgcaGAAATTTTGTTGAAGAATTAATGGTTTCCAGTTGACAAGTTGACTTAGGCATTACAGGAGAACTGATAGTTTGATCAatctattttcttatataatattTGCATATATCACTCTGCAAGAGACTTATTACAGGCAAGTAACAAACAGGAAAGGCATTTGATAAATTTCTGAATTTGTAGCTTCTTTTTTTCTTGAGGTTAGAATGTTCCAagctaattaattaatatttgttTTGTGTTATCTAGGAAGAAAGCCCTGCAATAGATCAACAAAAATGGAATCATCGATAAACGTCATCCCTATGTCCTCCGGTGAACCTGAGGAACCTGAAGAGAACATCACTTACATGGATGCTTCATTGTACAAGGCAGCAGCAGAAAGCAACATTGAAGTATTCAATAATAAGCAGGGGCATCAACTTGAGTCACTCAAGACCCCAAACCATGACAACGTGCTCCATGTTAACTTGGCAACCCACGAGCTTGCTGCCTGGTTTTCTAATGGAATTCTCTCAAGAACGAGATCCTTCCCCAATTTATATTTATTCATCTATTTGTTTTTGTGGATTTTCATTATtaagaaaaaaagtaaaaaaagatCAGATTTTATCGAACACATTCTTACCAAGTGTCCGTCACTACTACTCCAGACGAATGCTAAAGGTCAAACTCCCTTGCATGTTGCAGCAAGGAATGGACATTCTGCTATTGTGCAACTTCTAATCAGGTCTTGCGCAAAAGCTAGAGATGAAGATTTAGAGAAGCTGGGAATGGATCAAGTAGGTGCAGTGAGGCAGATGCTGAGGATAAAGGATCAGGAATCCAACACGGCTTTACATGAAGCAGCACAGTATGGCGATGTTGAAATGGTGGAAGAATTGTTGAAGCTTGAACACCCTGTGGAAAGATTGTTGGAGCTTGAAAATCGTAATTCTCAGTATTCTGTCAACAAAAACCAGGAGACTCCACTTTACTTAGCAGCTATGACAGGAGATGAGCGTTTGCTGACTGTAATATTAAATAAATGGAAATCAGCTGATCATCATGGTGGCCCTCACGGTAGAACAACTTTGCATGCAACAACTATGGCCGAAGATGAAGGTATGTTGAGTTAgttccattttttttttgtaataaataaagaatagatttatTGACAGTTTTTTTGCTTGGATTTAGACGCAACAAGTAAAATATTAGAGAAGCAAGAGgatttgagaaagaaagaagataaAGATGGGCACACCCCTCTTCATTATGCTGCACACATAGGTTGCAATTCTGTTGTGGAAGTATTGTTAGAAAAGGATGTATCAGCTGCTTATAAAGGTGACAAAAAGTTGGGGATGACACCCCTTCTTGTGGCAGCCAGGCAAGGTAATGTTGGAACAGTAAAAAAGATTCTCTCCAAGTGTCCTGATTGTTGTGAAAGAGTGGACAAAAGAGGTTTGAATTTACTTCATTATTTGGCTTTTAGAGACCGTTCCTTTAAATTAAGTCATTCTCTTTTCATGCCTGGTGGTACTAAGACTGAATATGGATCACTCAGAAATCTAAGGAAGTTGAAAGGTGCCTTTGGATTCACTCCTGAACAAGTTTATGCTTTACTTCGATATGAGGGTCATAACAAGAAATATCGGCGTGAAAAGGTGTGTATTTCTATGACTATGGCTATGGTTTTATTAATAATTGAGTTTTGAATTAACATGTATAATAGACCTACATAACAATACAATTGGCTAATGTAGCTGCTATGGCAGAAGCAAATCGAAAAATTGTTGAAAAAAATTGCAAGTGAAGAAGTTGCGGAGTTACAAGTTTCCCACATTCCCTTACCAACCGTCTCTACAAAAAGCTTGGAGAAGACAAGAGATGCTCATTTAGTAGTGGCAGCACTTATAGCCACCATTACATTTGCAGCAGCAATAACCGTACCTGGTGGTTTGAATACTGAAAAAGGGTCAGAGCAGGGCACTCCTTTTCTGATTGATGAGGCAGCCTTTAAAGCATTTGTTGTAACAAATGCAATGGCCTTTATTCTCTCTGTTTCGGCCCTCTCCATCCACTTTGAGATTCTGGATCCTCTTTTACCAAAATTAGAATTTTGGGGTATTAATCTAATCTTATATCGAACTCAGTCTGTTTCTAATCTCCTTGGTCGTGCAATGTTTGCGATGGTGGTTGCTTTTAGCACCAGCAGTTATGTGGTTTTAAAACCTTCTCATGGACTTGCCATCGCTTCATGTTTCATTTGCCCTGGCTTTTTTGTTTGTTATTATGTACAACAATCCCTAGCTTTTGTGAAGAGGTTGTTGCAGTGATAATAACGAATTTCATcacaaatattatattatgttggACAAACTTTATATGTCGCACTAATTATACCACAATAGTTGTAGTGATAATAAAGAATTTAGTCACTATTATGATAATAATGTCGTCACCATTATGATAATAGTTGTGACGGTTTAAATATCATTCAATAAATGTATAATAGTGACTCAATCTATTTGTCATTAGcaattctctttcttcttcactAATTATGTCATTGTCACAACATATAAGTACTCCGAAGAAAATTAGGCATTTATAAagcatttaaatattttttgtaaTGAGATGAACAGAAATTAATTTCGAATTTTGTAAGTAGAGATAATCAATTTTCACTAAAAGGTATTCGTATTGTGTGAAAGACAATAAAAAGAAGAGCTCATGGAAGCCACCATGGTAGAACAACTTTGCATGCAGCAGTTGTGGCTGTAGATGGCAGGTAATAAGATATGCAAATATGTTGTCAACAGCTTCATTTATTTCCCCAAATATATGTGAAAGGGAATTAAATCTCCATATGaagccaaagtggatgtggttcCAAGTGTTGAGCACCATAGGAAGTAATCAAAATATATATTGCACTGCAAGGAATTCAAGGCTGCCTTATCCACAAAGGCTTATAGCTTCTAAGCCCCTTCTGTTAAATTTGATTATGGCCTCATAAACAACATAGGGCAGCATTGTCTTGACCACAAATAATGAGTTCCAACAGCACCTCCTTGGAGTAATGAAGACTTGTCCTAggaagcaataaatattaatattttaaataaatgtaGCTAAAATAATATAATGTGGTCCAACAACTCCTTGgaagaaataaattttaatatttttgtcttttacattttttaataaaaattatagaatatATAGACAATTTAAACTTAATCCACTCTAACTTTAATAATTTTACTTTTGTAATTTCAAccataatattatttttcataaacatttacataatttttttttacttacaTGATAGATGTgtcataaatttatttttactttcttaaGTATCCATTAAATCAAATATAATGACTAATTTTTCACATTTTATAAACCCATTAAGAGAATAAACACTTATTATGTAAAAAGGAAGGTCTTTCACCCTCTTTTTACTGACACGTGGCTCTCTCAGCATGCgcttttattatcattattgttaTAAAATGGATAAATCTTACGTTTGATCCCTCTAATATGCCTTTTTATATGCAAAGAAAGGTCATCACGTGGCTCTCTCACCCATGCttcccttttcttttcattttacaaaatggtcaaaTTTCACCTTTGGTCCctttaatatgtttaaattgatatttaatatatattttaattttaacataatttgttccttatatttttataattttattaattagtccaaatagttaatattgttaactTTTTGGTTAAACGTTATGTGTTTGTATATGATTTGAACATCCTAAAAGTCTTAAAAATTGACATGTTGCTTCTCATTTCttttaggtatatatatatatatatatatatatatatatatatatatacatttgtaaatttagaaaaatagttaaaatttagtTTTGGTCACTCTATTATGCctaaatttaagatttaaataCTACACTTTAATTTCTAATATAATTTGGCCcatgtaattttattatattattgaattagtccaaatagttaataaaataaatttttgattAAAAATTACCTGGTTTATCAAGgagaaatattttattatattgattttaaaaatatatatttataatttctttttttttataattacaatttaatattttatttaaatagattttttatatataagaaactatttttattaaaagtaTAAACAAGATTCAAGAGACCTTTGTTGTGAAGTTCATCTACTTATAAAAATGGTTGAATGAACATAAAATTGAAATTAGTAAATCGAAGGATTTATTACGTAGATTAATTATACATAGTTTGAGAGAAAATTTAAGTAGACAATTTATGTCATTTCAatctttttataaatatttacataaaattttcacTACATtataaatgtgtcataatttagtgatatataattttaaaattgataattttGGTGCTTATACTAACAATTTAGTAATTTAATGATCTTTAACAACCTTATTTATGCTTTTTTGACATAATGTTTAGAACTATCCATAGTCCCTCCTCAACCCATAAATATGAGGATAATATGTTTCAGCCCACTTGAACCCACGTCTTCCTATATCGGCAACAATGCCAATGCCAATCGAGCTAAGATTCAATCAACTAAATTACATTTAGATGAATATATTTATaacaacttaattttttatttaaatttatataaattcaatCTTATAATATTTGTACTTCATTATATATTAGTATTAATATAGAATAGTAAAGTATTCTTAGTAATGAATTAAAGAGAATGAGTTAAACAAAAAGAGAgtcaagaatgaaagaaatccTAGCCTTGATTTGTGGTTTCATTAATTCCACTTTTGGccaagaaaatgaaaataaagacaaaaagtTGTTCAATTGAAGTAAGTTTTGAGTGACATGGGTTAGCCccttacttttcaaatttaaaaaatttatctattattttttatttgttaaatttgtttatgtgatatattgaaataaaaaaaaaaagatactcACCTAGTAGCAATGTAACTAAAAGAATGACATTGGAATGAACTTgaattttaacaaaataattttaacggTATTAACAGTTGGAGCTGAACTTTGAAATATCAaaagtaaagagactaaatttctaaatataaaagtatagagactaaatttcaaaattataaagaGTGTAGGGACTTATATCATATTTTAACCTTAAGATATAGATCACATGGCCTTCAAAATCTGctgatttttcaaaaataaaaaaataaaaaatttgtttaatgtgttttttcaaaaaatttgcaGAAACTTGGTTGAAGAATTAATGTTTTCCAGGAAATTTGATAGTTTGATTATTCTATGTACAAGTTGACAAGTATTCAAGGAATTACATATATACGTGTCATTTGTATTGATCAATCTGCAAGTGACTTAGAAGAAGATATTACAGGCAAGTACCAAACTGGTAAGACATTTGGTAAATTTCTGAATTTGTAGTTTCTTTTTTTCTTGAGCTTAGAATGTTCCaagctaattaattaaattttgttttgtgTTATCCAGGAAGAAAGTTGTGTAATAGTTCAACAAAAAATGGGAACATCGCTAGAAGACATTATTAATTCATCCGGAGAACATGAGAAGCATGTAGAGAACGTCACTTACATGAATGCTTCGTTGTATAAGGCAGCAGCAGAAGGAAACATTGAAGTATTCAATAATCACTCAGAGCTTGCACTTGAATCGCAAAAGACCCCAAACAATGACAACGTGCTCCATGTTAACTTGGCGACCCACGAGCTTGCTGCCTGCCTTTCTAATGGAATTCTCTCAAGAACTAGATCCTTCCCCGATTTATATTTTTTCATCTTTACGTTTTTGTCGAATTACATTATTaagaaaaaaagtgaaaaaagatTAGATTTTATCGAGCAAATTCTTGGCAAGTGTCCGTCACTGCTACTCCAAACGAATGCTAAAGGTCAAACTCCCTTGCACGTTGCAGCAAGGTATGGACATTCTGCTATTGTGAAACTTCTAATCAGGTCTTGCGCAAAAGCTAGAGATGGAGATTTAGAGAAGCTGGAAATGGGCCAAGTAAATGCAGTGAGAGAGATGCTGAGGATTACGGATCAGGAATCTAACACGGCTTTACATTTAGCAGCACAGTATGGCGATATTGAAATGGTGGAAGGATTGTTGGAGCTTGAAGGCCCTGATTTTCCGTATTCTGCCAACCAAAACCAGGAGACTCCACTTTACTTAGCAGCTAAGAGGGGAAACGGCGACGTGGTGAGAATATTATTAGATAAATCGAAATCTACTGGTCATAGGGGGCCCCACCGTAGAACACTTTTGCATGCAGCAGCTATGGGTGGAAGTTCATGTGTGTTGTTGAGTtagttcaaatttttttttttaaatcttgaaaaataataaagaacagGTTTATTGacatattttttttttgcttggATCTAGGGGCAATAATGGTAATATTAGAGAAGAAAGGGAATTTGACAAAGGAAACAGATGAAGATGGGCACACCCCTCTTCATTATGCTGCACACATAGGTTGGAATCCTGTTGTGAAAATACTGTTAAAAAAGGATGTATCAGCTGCTTATATGGGTGATAAAAAGTTGGGGATGACACCCCTTCTGATGGCAGCCAGGCAAGGTTTTGTTGGAACAGTAAAAACGATTCTCTCTTATTGTCCGGATTGTTGTGAAAAAGTGGACCAAAGAGGTTTGAATCTTCTTCATTATTTGGTTTTTAGAGACAAATCCCGTACATTAAATCGTTCTCTTTTCATGCCTGCTATTATCATCACTGAATATGGATCAATCAGAAATCTAATGAAGTTGCAAGGTGACTTTGGATTTACACCTGAAGAAGTTTATCATGCACTAAGATATGAGGGTGATCACGAGAAATATCTGGATGAAAAGGTCTGTATTTCTATGACTATGGCTATGGTTTTATTAATAATTGGGTTTTGAATTAACATATATAGTAGACCTACATTACAATAAAATCGGTTAATGTGGCTGGCATGGCAGAAGCAAATTCAAGATTTGTTGAAAGATATTGCACTTGAAGAAGTAGCCGAGATACATGTTTTGCACATTCCCTTATCAACAACTGTCTCTACAGAAAGCTTGGAGAAGACAAAAAATGCTCATTTAGTAGTGGCAGCACTTATAGCCACCGTTGCATTCGCAGTGGCAATAACTGTTCCTGGTGGTTTGAAGAGTGGAAAGGGGTCAGAGCAAGGCACTCCCCTTTTGATTGATGAGGCTGCCTTTAAAGCATTTGTTGTAACAAATGCAATGgcctttcttttctctgtttttgcCCTCACCACCCACCTTGGGGTTCTGGAAAATATATTATCACGATTTAGTTTTTGGCATGAAACAGTTTTATATCGAACTCAGATGATTTCTGGGCTCCTTGGCTATGCAACGATTGCGATGGTGATAGCTTTCAGCACAGGCAGCTATGTGATTTTAAAACCTTCTCGCGGACTTACCATTGTTTCATGTCTCATCTGCCCTACCTTTTTACTTGCCATTGTTTTACATGTATGGCTAGTTTTCAATGTTACATTTTATGAGTTATGAATACTTGCCATTGTTTCGTTATCTCATTTGGTCCGGGTATAAAATCacctttcaaaaataaaattttgaaaacaaagaTAATTTTGAGTCTACAATGGAaatcgaaagaaaaaaaagtttaaattcgATAGTTAGTTATATGAAAGGAATGTTTATCACTCTTGCAACACCCAAAATCAATAACTTATTAAATATGTGTTGtctataatttataaattaaaataaatttatatatcgaTATTTAATTACCACCCAAATTTTATAGCTTAATAAACAACAGAGGGCAGCATTTaccaacataaattttatagccaACATTCGACCCTCTATTCCAATTGACGCTAGGTAAAATTCAATTTTGATcatcaaaattttgaaaaaaaaaattaaattacgttAATTGCGTTGTTTTAACTTTTGTTGGGTTAATATAAATTTTGGtacctaagtttttttttttttttaaatttgttaacTGAGTTTGGCATCTAAAGCAAATAGTATCATGTGTAATAATAAATGTTTGACACATGAATTCTAGTAAAAAAAAGATATAAGTACTTAATCGAGATAAAACAAAGGCTTTAATATCAAAATATACATTAAAATTAAACTCAAGTACCAAATAATAAATTAACATTTTCTCCTTAAATCCTTACATTGAATAAAACAAAAGGTGAACCCAACATTAGTCCATTGGCAAAGGGTGTTCACTCCATCcccaatatataatattaattcatCGATTGAGTTGTATGGTAATGTCGTAGTATGCATGAAttatatttgaatatttttatttaaaagactcgaaataatataataagttcCAACAACTCGTACTTggaagtaataaatattaatattttaaataaatgtaGTCAAAATAAGATAATGATAATATAATCAGGTCCTACAACTTGTCAttggaaattaaaaaaattaatattttaaataatgtaaataaaataagtctaaattttataa contains these protein-coding regions:
- the LOC108460094 gene encoding ankyrin repeat-containing protein ITN1-like isoform X2, with protein sequence MESSINVIPMSSGEPEEPEENITYMDASLYKAAAESNIEVFNNKQGHQLESLKTPNHDNVLHVNLATHELAAWFSNGILSRTRSFPNLYLFIYLFLWIFIIKKKSKKRSDFIEHILTKCPSLLLQTNAKGQTPLHVAARNGHSAIVQLLIRSCAKARDEDLEKLGMDQVGAVRQMLRIKDQESNTALHEAAQYGDVEMVEELLKLEHPVERLLELENRNSQYSVNKNQETPLYLAAMTGDERLLTVILNKWKSADHHGGPHGRTTLHATTMAEDEDATSKILEKQEDLRKKEDKDGHTPLHYAAHIGCNSVVEVLLEKDVSAAYKGDKKLGMTPLLVAARQGNVGTVKKILSKCPDCCERVDKRGLNLLHYLAFRDRSFKLSHSLFMPGGTKTEYGSLRNLRKLKGAFGFTPEQVYALLRYEGHNKKYRREKKQIEKLLKKIASEEVAELQVSHIPLPTVSTKSLEKTRDAHLVVAALIATITFAAAITVPGGLNTEKGSEQGTPFLIDEAAFKAFVVTNAMAFILSVSALSIHFEILDPLLPKLEFWGINLILYRTQSVSNLLGRAMFAMVVAFSTSSYVVLKPSHGLAIASCFICPGFFVCYYVQQSLAFVKRLLQ
- the LOC108460094 gene encoding protein ACCELERATED CELL DEATH 6-like isoform X1 — translated: MESSINVIPMSSGEPEEPEENITYMDASLYKAAAESNIEVFNNKQGHQLESLKTPNHDNVLHVNLATHELAAWFSNGILSRTRSFPNLYLFIYLFLWIFIIKKKSKKRSDFIEHILTKCPSLLLQTNAKGQTPLHVAARNGHSAIVQLLIRSCAKARDEDLEKLGMDQVGAVRQMLRIKDQESNTALHEAAQYGDVEMVEELLKLEHPVERLLELENRNSQYSVNKNQETPLYLAAMTGDERLLTVILNKWKSADHHGGPHGRTTLHATTMAEDEDATSKILEKQEDLRKKEDKDGHTPLHYAAHIGCNSVVEVLLEKDVSAAYKGDKKLGMTPLLVAARQGNVGTVKKILSKCPDCCERVDKRGLNLLHYLAFRDRSFKLSHSLFMPGGTKTEYGSLRNLRKLKGAFGFTPEQVYALLRYEGHNKKYRREKLLWQKQIEKLLKKIASEEVAELQVSHIPLPTVSTKSLEKTRDAHLVVAALIATITFAAAITVPGGLNTEKGSEQGTPFLIDEAAFKAFVVTNAMAFILSVSALSIHFEILDPLLPKLEFWGINLILYRTQSVSNLLGRAMFAMVVAFSTSSYVVLKPSHGLAIASCFICPGFFVCYYVQQSLAFVKRLLQ
- the LOC108459148 gene encoding ankyrin repeat-containing protein At5g02620-like; amino-acid sequence: MGTSLEDIINSSGEHEKHVENVTYMNASLYKAAAEGNIEVFNNHSELALESQKTPNNDNVLHVNLATHELAACLSNGILSRTRSFPDLYFFIFTFLSNYIIKKKSEKRLDFIEQILGKCPSLLLQTNAKGQTPLHVAARYGHSAIVKLLIRSCAKARDGDLEKLEMGQVNAVREMLRITDQESNTALHLAAQYGDIEMVEGLLELEGPDFPYSANQNQETPLYLAAKRGNGDVVRILLDKSKSTGHRGPHRRTLLHAAAMGGSSWAIMVILEKKGNLTKETDEDGHTPLHYAAHIGWNPVVKILLKKDVSAAYMGDKKLGMTPLLMAARQGFVGTVKTILSYCPDCCEKVDQRGLNLLHYLVFRDKSRTLNRSLFMPAIIITEYGSIRNLMKLQGDFGFTPEEVYHALRYEGDHEKYLDEKKQIQDLLKDIALEEVAEIHVLHIPLSTTVSTESLEKTKNAHLVVAALIATVAFAVAITVPGGLKSGKGSEQGTPLLIDEAAFKAFVVTNAMAFLFSVFALTTHLGVLENILSRFSFWHETVLYRTQMISGLLGYATIAMVIAFSTGSYVILKPSRGLTIVSCLICPTFLLAIVLHVWLVFNVTFYEL